One segment of Mycolicibacterium baixiangningiae DNA contains the following:
- a CDS encoding IF2 family translation initiation factor has translation MKITDVPFAVLRFQYQIARFPLQVIEERVVARLDDEAPARLMYERSLGMLDLAVGNALCAPEVEQRGAALIERSEALRRAAQLDATAETVREAADADLESTREQAARDQQQAEQDRQREIKEARQTASERKQNAAQNAQKRAADAKEHADQVAAQRVKAAETARRQEEAVIKATEKSVEKIAQTKLDDAADKAGAAAAKRSQADRIEDLAQTEKEKRQQERAAKN, from the coding sequence ATGAAGATCACCGACGTCCCATTCGCGGTACTGCGATTCCAGTACCAGATCGCCCGGTTCCCGTTGCAGGTGATCGAGGAGCGGGTTGTCGCCCGTCTCGATGACGAGGCCCCGGCCCGGCTGATGTACGAGCGCTCGCTCGGCATGCTCGACCTCGCAGTGGGCAACGCGCTCTGCGCGCCCGAGGTCGAGCAGCGCGGCGCCGCGCTGATCGAGCGCAGTGAGGCTCTGCGCCGAGCGGCTCAGCTCGACGCAACCGCGGAGACGGTCCGCGAGGCGGCCGACGCGGATCTCGAGTCCACCCGTGAGCAGGCCGCGCGCGACCAGCAGCAGGCCGAGCAGGACCGGCAGCGAGAGATCAAGGAGGCGCGTCAGACGGCCTCCGAGCGTAAGCAGAACGCCGCGCAGAACGCGCAGAAGCGGGCCGCCGACGCCAAGGAGCATGCCGATCAGGTCGCTGCGCAGCGCGTCAAGGCCGCCGAGACCGCGCGGCGTCAGGAAGAGGCCGTGATCAAGGCGACCGAGAAGAGCGTCGAGAAGATCGCCCAGACCAAACTCGACGACGCCGCCGACAAGGCCGGTGCGGCTGCCGCCAAGCGGTCGCAGGCCGATCGCATCGAAGATCTCGCGCAGACGGAGAAGGAAAAGCGTCAGCAGGAGCGCGCGGCGAAGAACTAG
- a CDS encoding CsbD family protein, whose protein sequence is MTENNKADQARKGLIDSVKGKAKEVVGAVTGNDSLTAEGQLDQTQAKERKEANAVEAVADAEAEQARQEVAEARREGAQERIAVNAETAAAESEARADQAAQKRQAEQAAAQRAARDASQAEVEAQRRVEQAEAEASAEKVDAAAEVAEAVSERSDAIQTAASAKAEAERIRREADELAADADIPDQR, encoded by the coding sequence ATGACTGAGAACAACAAGGCCGACCAGGCTCGCAAGGGTCTCATCGACTCGGTCAAGGGCAAGGCGAAAGAAGTCGTCGGCGCCGTGACCGGCAACGATTCGCTGACTGCCGAGGGCCAGCTGGACCAGACACAGGCCAAGGAGCGCAAAGAAGCCAACGCGGTAGAGGCAGTCGCCGACGCCGAGGCCGAGCAGGCGCGCCAGGAGGTCGCCGAGGCGAGGCGCGAGGGTGCACAGGAGCGCATCGCCGTGAACGCCGAGACCGCGGCCGCCGAGAGCGAGGCACGCGCGGATCAGGCCGCGCAGAAGCGCCAGGCCGAGCAGGCCGCGGCGCAACGCGCGGCTCGCGACGCCTCGCAGGCGGAGGTCGAAGCCCAGCGCCGCGTCGAGCAGGCCGAAGCCGAGGCGAGCGCGGAGAAGGTGGACGCTGCCGCGGAGGTCGCCGAGGCCGTCTCCGAGCGTAGTGACGCCATCCAGACCGCCGCGAGTGCGAAGGCGGAAGCCGAGCGCATCCGTCGGGAGGCCGATGAACTGGCCGCCGACGCCGACATCCCCGACCAGCGATAG
- a CDS encoding DUF4185 domain-containing protein, with product MPAIRRLAALTVASTTAVSLVLSIVTSPPAAADPCSAPVAAPSARGANPGIASPKFPVLHVPIGRKPAPQTTAAEAAQSDAAVAPETAARAAAAPAASGASVVDTIVGPDSDSYKRFGISGADLGILWDNGHSGAQRQVLIAFGDTFGNCTLPDQEWRKNTLFRSSTKAPSNGLDVASPVPGDRFGGSPATADRPNFSRQVIQSLKLAATEVTVIPTAGISVGTRQYVNFMSVSQWGAPGQWSTNFSAVAVSDDNGETWTVPRTSIRPSWFNTVPGVQFVWGDQNFQMGAYLRHNGYVYAYGTGAGRGGMPFLSRVSESAVADKSAYEYYTPFGWLKGFPFLAIQVVWAPGSEMSVAWNDYVKKFVMLYTNTASNVVMRTADKPEGPWSSAKTIATSAAVPGGIYAPYIHPWSTGSDLYFTLSRWSDYSTLLMHTSLG from the coding sequence ATGCCGGCCATTCGACGACTGGCGGCGCTGACCGTGGCGTCGACGACCGCGGTGTCGCTGGTCCTGTCGATCGTGACCAGCCCTCCCGCCGCCGCAGATCCGTGTTCTGCTCCGGTCGCGGCGCCGTCGGCGCGTGGCGCGAATCCCGGCATCGCGTCGCCGAAGTTCCCCGTCCTGCACGTGCCGATCGGCCGCAAACCGGCGCCGCAGACCACCGCTGCGGAGGCCGCGCAGTCCGACGCCGCCGTCGCACCCGAAACCGCGGCGAGGGCGGCGGCCGCTCCCGCAGCGTCCGGCGCGAGCGTCGTCGACACGATCGTCGGCCCGGACTCCGACTCGTACAAGCGGTTCGGCATCTCCGGTGCCGACCTCGGCATCCTCTGGGACAACGGGCATTCCGGCGCGCAGCGCCAGGTCCTGATCGCGTTCGGCGACACGTTCGGCAACTGCACCCTGCCCGACCAGGAATGGCGGAAGAACACCCTGTTCCGCAGTTCGACCAAGGCACCGTCGAACGGGCTCGACGTCGCGAGCCCCGTACCCGGCGACCGGTTCGGCGGTTCGCCGGCCACCGCCGACCGGCCGAACTTCTCACGCCAGGTGATCCAGAGCCTCAAACTGGCGGCCACGGAGGTCACCGTCATCCCCACCGCCGGAATCTCCGTCGGCACAAGGCAGTACGTCAACTTCATGTCGGTCAGCCAGTGGGGCGCGCCGGGGCAGTGGTCCACGAACTTCTCGGCCGTGGCGGTGTCCGACGACAACGGCGAGACGTGGACCGTGCCGCGCACCAGCATCCGCCCCAGTTGGTTCAACACCGTACCGGGCGTGCAGTTCGTGTGGGGTGACCAGAACTTCCAGATGGGCGCCTACCTACGCCACAACGGTTACGTCTACGCCTACGGGACCGGCGCCGGGCGCGGCGGCATGCCGTTCCTGTCCCGCGTCAGCGAGAGCGCGGTCGCCGACAAATCCGCCTACGAGTACTACACGCCGTTCGGCTGGCTGAAGGGCTTCCCATTCCTCGCCATCCAGGTGGTGTGGGCCCCGGGCAGTGAGATGTCGGTGGCGTGGAACGACTACGTGAAGAAATTCGTGATGCTGTACACCAACACGGCGAGCAACGTCGTGATGCGGACCGCCGACAAGCCCGAGGGCCCGTGGAGTTCAGCCAAGACGATCGCGACCTCGGCTGCGGTGCCCGGCGGCATCTACGCCCCCTATATCCACCCGTGGTCGACGGGCAGTGACTTGTACTTCACGCTGTCGCGCTGGTCGGACTACAGCACGCTGCTCATGCACACCTCGCTGGGTTAG
- a CDS encoding SDR family NAD(P)-dependent oxidoreductase: MTQLSGKVALVTGASSGLGAATAKLFAERGATVFGISRDAERMASVFADVPGGAYSSVDIISPQACRQAVDDCVEKFGRLDVLANVAGYHQMRHTPTMSDTDWDQDLAVNLNGPFYLCRAALPHLLSSGGSIVNVASIAGIEGEVYSAGYCAAKHGLVGLTRALAIEFTADRLRVNAVCPGGMVTPQTTEFAAPEEADWNLIMRIAAPRGMMDVADVAKTIAFLASDDAAAVHGAVYVVDNGKTAG, encoded by the coding sequence ATGACACAGCTCAGCGGCAAGGTGGCTTTGGTGACCGGCGCGTCGTCCGGACTGGGTGCGGCGACGGCGAAGCTGTTCGCCGAGCGCGGCGCCACCGTATTCGGCATCTCGCGCGATGCCGAGCGGATGGCGTCGGTGTTCGCCGATGTGCCCGGCGGCGCGTACTCCTCCGTCGACATCATCTCACCGCAGGCCTGCCGCCAGGCGGTCGACGACTGTGTCGAGAAGTTCGGCCGCCTCGACGTGCTGGCCAATGTGGCCGGTTACCACCAGATGCGGCATACGCCGACGATGTCCGACACGGACTGGGACCAGGATCTCGCGGTCAACCTCAACGGCCCGTTCTACCTGTGCCGCGCGGCGCTGCCGCATCTGCTCTCCTCCGGCGGCAGCATCGTCAACGTGGCATCCATCGCGGGTATCGAGGGTGAGGTGTACTCGGCGGGCTACTGCGCCGCCAAGCACGGCCTGGTCGGGCTGACCCGCGCGCTGGCCATCGAGTTCACCGCGGATCGGTTGCGGGTCAACGCCGTCTGCCCCGGCGGGATGGTCACCCCGCAGACGACGGAGTTCGCCGCGCCGGAGGAGGCGGACTGGAACCTCATCATGCGCATCGCCGCACCCCGGGGCATGATGGATGTCGCCGACGTCGCCAAGACCATCGCGTTCCTGGCCAGCGATGACGCCGCGGCGGTGCACGGCGCGGTGTACGTGGTGGACAACGGGAAGACGGCGGGATGA
- a CDS encoding dipeptide ABC transporter ATP-binding protein: MSGPVLDVADLAVRIGRRDIVRGISFSVEREKTLGIVGESGSGKSMTVLAATGLLDAPGATVSGSSLLGGQSTTQLVGASARTLRAVHGGRIGFVFQDPGTSLNPLLTLERQITESLEAHRNMTRRQARERALELLTAVGLPEAQRRLDSYPHQLSGGQRQRVMIAIALACDPELVIADEPTTALDVTTQAQIIELVRDLQRDFGTAVVWISHDLGVIGQVADDVTVLQNGAAVEQAAVLDVFDRPQHAYTRELLAARPLVGGDGPPPADPAAPVLLQVEGLDVRFDVSGPTGRSTVHAVQDLSFSLRRGSTLGLVGESGSGKSTVAAALTGLVSPDAGSATLDGVDVFGVRGADEKKLRRRISLVFQDPFSSLNSRMRVGAAIGEPLAVHKLADGRAGRGARVAELLDLVGLPAEFASRYPHELSGGQRQRVSIARALATEPDLLILDESTASLDVSVQSKVLDLLTRLQRDLGLTYLFIGHDLAVIQRMSHDVLVMRDGVAVEYRPAAELFAAPEQPYTRDLLAAVPPARPRTSA, from the coding sequence ATGAGCGGACCTGTCCTCGACGTCGCCGATCTCGCGGTGCGGATCGGCCGGCGCGACATCGTGCGCGGCATCTCGTTCTCCGTCGAACGGGAGAAGACGCTGGGCATCGTCGGTGAATCCGGCTCGGGGAAGTCGATGACCGTGCTGGCCGCGACGGGCCTGCTGGACGCACCGGGGGCGACGGTCAGTGGGTCCAGCCTGCTCGGTGGGCAGTCGACGACACAGTTGGTCGGCGCGTCGGCCCGCACCCTTCGCGCCGTGCACGGCGGGCGCATCGGTTTCGTGTTCCAGGATCCCGGCACGTCGCTCAATCCGCTGCTGACGCTGGAACGCCAGATCACCGAATCCCTCGAGGCGCACAGGAACATGACGCGCCGACAGGCGCGCGAACGGGCCCTGGAACTGCTCACCGCGGTCGGCCTGCCCGAGGCGCAGCGCCGGCTGGACTCCTATCCGCACCAGTTGTCGGGCGGTCAGCGCCAGCGCGTGATGATCGCGATCGCGCTGGCGTGCGATCCGGAACTGGTGATCGCCGACGAACCGACCACTGCGCTCGACGTCACCACGCAGGCGCAGATCATCGAGTTGGTGCGGGATCTGCAGCGCGACTTCGGTACCGCGGTCGTGTGGATCAGCCACGATCTCGGGGTGATCGGGCAGGTCGCCGATGATGTCACCGTCCTCCAGAACGGCGCCGCGGTGGAGCAGGCGGCGGTGCTCGACGTGTTCGACCGTCCGCAGCACGCGTACACCCGGGAACTGCTGGCGGCGCGTCCACTCGTCGGCGGCGACGGTCCCCCGCCGGCCGATCCGGCCGCCCCGGTACTGCTGCAGGTCGAGGGCCTCGACGTCCGATTCGACGTGTCCGGCCCCACCGGCCGGTCGACCGTGCATGCGGTGCAGGATCTTTCATTCAGCCTTCGCCGCGGCAGCACGCTCGGACTGGTCGGCGAGTCCGGCTCCGGGAAGTCGACGGTCGCCGCGGCGCTCACCGGCCTGGTGAGCCCGGACGCCGGGTCGGCGACCCTCGACGGCGTCGACGTGTTCGGGGTTCGCGGCGCCGACGAGAAGAAGTTGCGGCGGCGGATCAGCCTGGTGTTCCAGGATCCGTTCTCCTCGCTGAACTCCCGGATGCGCGTGGGCGCCGCGATCGGCGAACCGCTGGCGGTGCACAAGCTGGCAGACGGTCGGGCCGGCCGGGGGGCGCGGGTCGCCGAACTGCTCGACCTCGTCGGCCTGCCCGCGGAATTCGCCTCGCGCTATCCGCACGAACTCTCCGGCGGTCAGCGCCAGCGAGTGAGCATCGCCCGCGCCCTGGCCACCGAACCGGATTTGCTGATCCTCGACGAATCGACTGCCTCGCTTGATGTCTCGGTGCAGTCGAAGGTGCTCGACCTGCTCACCCGCCTGCAGCGTGATCTCGGGCTGACCTATCTGTTCATCGGTCACGACCTCGCGGTCATCCAGCGGATGAGTCACGACGTGCTGGTGATGCGCGACGGTGTGGCGGTCGAGTACCGTCCGGCGGCCGAGTTGTTCGCCGCACCCGAACAGCCCTACACCAGGGACCTGCTCGCGGCCGTGCCGCCCGCCCGGCCCCGAACCTCCGCGTGA
- a CDS encoding ABC transporter permease, which produces MTAPAEGTGTATRIAGWRLLLGNPVTVVSAVILTVVVVIALFAHWLIPYGINDIDVPNALQSPSGAHWFGTDELGRDVFSRVLVAIQASMRVAVVSVAFAVVVGVTIGVLAGYRGGWLDTVFMRIVDVMFAFPVLLLALAVVAILGPGVTTTILAIGIVYTPIFARVSRASTLSVRVEPYVAVSRTMGTGHFYILTRHVLPNISGPLIVQTSISLAFAILSEAALSFLGLGIQPPQPSLGRMIFDSQGFVTLAWWMAVFPGAAIFVIVLAFNLLGDGLRDVLDPKQRTMIEARRKQ; this is translated from the coding sequence ATGACCGCCCCGGCCGAAGGGACGGGAACCGCGACTCGAATTGCGGGGTGGCGGCTGCTGCTCGGCAACCCCGTCACGGTCGTCAGCGCGGTGATCCTCACCGTGGTCGTCGTGATCGCGTTGTTCGCCCACTGGTTGATCCCGTACGGCATCAACGACATCGATGTGCCGAACGCCCTGCAGTCCCCCAGCGGCGCACACTGGTTCGGCACCGACGAACTCGGCCGTGACGTGTTCTCCCGCGTGCTCGTCGCGATCCAGGCGTCCATGCGGGTGGCCGTCGTCAGTGTGGCGTTCGCGGTCGTGGTCGGCGTGACGATCGGGGTGCTCGCGGGGTACCGCGGCGGGTGGCTCGACACCGTGTTCATGCGGATCGTCGACGTGATGTTCGCGTTCCCGGTGCTGCTGCTCGCGCTGGCGGTGGTGGCGATCCTCGGGCCCGGGGTGACGACGACGATCCTGGCGATCGGCATCGTCTACACGCCGATCTTCGCCCGGGTGTCGCGGGCGAGCACGCTGTCGGTGCGCGTGGAACCGTATGTGGCGGTGTCGCGCACGATGGGCACCGGCCACTTCTACATCCTCACCCGCCATGTGCTGCCCAACATCTCGGGGCCGCTGATCGTGCAGACCTCGATCTCGCTGGCGTTCGCGATCCTGTCGGAGGCCGCGCTGTCGTTCCTGGGTCTCGGCATCCAGCCGCCGCAGCCCTCGCTGGGACGGATGATCTTCGATTCCCAGGGTTTCGTCACCCTCGCGTGGTGGATGGCGGTGTTCCCCGGGGCGGCGATCTTCGTCATCGTGCTGGCGTTCAACCTGCTCGGCGACGGATTGCGCGACGTGCTGGACCCCAAGCAGCGCACCATGATCGAGGCGCGGAGAAAGCAATGA
- a CDS encoding ABC transporter permease — translation MSTLVSHPVARFLARRVAYSLVVLIGVVIVVFALVQLVPGDPVRIALGTRYTPEAYEALRSASGLDRPLIVQFFSYLGNALTGNLGVSFRNGDPVTATLLDRLPATVSLGLVGIVFAMIIAVPAGIWAALREGRASDAIVRITSQFGVSVPDFWLGILLIALFSSTLGWLPTSGYRPLFDDPTGWVRHVILPGLTVGLVAAAIMTRYIRSAVLEVASMGYVRTARSKGLPPKVVTLRHTVRNALIPVLTITGIQLATILGGVIVVEVVFAWPGLGRLVYNAVAARDYPVIQGAVLLMAALFLLINLIVDVLYAVVDPRIRLS, via the coding sequence GTGAGCACCCTGGTGTCCCACCCCGTCGCGCGCTTCCTCGCCCGCCGCGTCGCCTACTCGCTGGTGGTGCTGATCGGTGTGGTGATCGTGGTCTTCGCGCTCGTGCAATTGGTGCCCGGCGACCCGGTCCGTATCGCGCTGGGCACCCGCTACACCCCGGAGGCCTACGAGGCCCTGCGGTCGGCCAGCGGTCTGGACCGCCCGCTGATCGTGCAGTTCTTCAGTTACCTGGGCAACGCGCTGACCGGGAACCTCGGCGTGAGCTTCCGCAACGGTGACCCGGTCACCGCCACCCTGCTCGACCGATTGCCGGCGACGGTGTCGCTCGGTCTGGTCGGCATCGTGTTCGCCATGATCATCGCGGTACCCGCCGGGATCTGGGCGGCGCTGCGCGAGGGCCGCGCCAGCGATGCGATCGTGCGGATCACCAGTCAATTCGGCGTCTCGGTCCCGGACTTCTGGCTGGGCATCCTGCTGATCGCGCTCTTCTCGTCGACACTCGGATGGCTGCCGACGTCGGGGTACCGGCCGCTGTTCGACGATCCGACCGGATGGGTGCGCCACGTCATCCTGCCCGGGTTGACCGTGGGGTTGGTGGCGGCGGCGATCATGACCCGCTATATCCGGTCGGCGGTGCTCGAGGTGGCGTCGATGGGATACGTGCGCACCGCCCGGTCCAAGGGGCTGCCGCCGAAGGTGGTCACCCTGCGCCACACGGTGCGCAACGCGCTGATCCCGGTGCTCACCATCACCGGCATCCAACTCGCCACGATCCTGGGCGGCGTCATCGTGGTCGAGGTCGTCTTCGCCTGGCCGGGGCTGGGCAGACTGGTCTACAACGCCGTCGCCGCCCGTGACTATCCCGTCATCCAGGGCGCGGTGCTGTTGATGGCCGCGCTGTTCCTGCTCATCAACCTGATCGTGGACGTGCTGTACGCGGTCGTCGACCCGCGGATCCGGCTGTCATGA
- a CDS encoding ABC transporter substrate-binding protein yields the protein MRRGAVRAAGLALTVALLLAVAGCSTGERVDLGDAASDNLVAAIAGEPDQLDPHKTSAYFSFEVLENVFDTLVEPDADLEMRPALAESWEVSPDQRVWTFHLRRGVTFHDGTPFAAEDVVYSYRRIIDEQLTNVDKFSAVTDITAVDPATVRITVDKPTPNLLTNLGGFKGMAIVSRANVESGQITTHPVGTGPFSFAGATSGDSITLRANPSYWGGPPRISGVTFRFISEPSTSLSALQAGEVDWTDSIPPQRVSQLRGDESLRLAVTPSNDYWYLALNEARPPWNDVRVRQAIAYGIDRDAIVAATSYGTAAENQLAIPDGNPWFTPYGTYSYDLDKSRSLLAEANATPDKLDMLVTSEYPETVTAAQIIADNLAPLGVDVDIRTVDFATWLDEQNNGNFDMLMMGWLGNIDPDDFYYAQHHTNGTSNAQKFSDPEVDRLLDAGRVETDRDARHDVYAKAATRIADEVSYIYLYNPSVIQAWTPALSGYEARRDGAVRFRDAVLGEDESS from the coding sequence ATGCGGCGTGGAGCGGTACGGGCTGCCGGCCTGGCGCTCACTGTGGCCCTGCTGCTGGCGGTGGCGGGCTGCTCCACCGGTGAACGGGTCGATCTCGGTGACGCCGCATCGGACAATCTGGTCGCCGCGATCGCCGGGGAACCCGACCAGCTCGACCCGCACAAGACCTCGGCGTATTTCTCGTTCGAGGTGCTCGAGAACGTCTTCGACACCCTCGTCGAACCCGACGCCGACCTCGAGATGCGTCCGGCACTGGCCGAATCGTGGGAGGTCAGCCCCGATCAGCGGGTGTGGACATTCCACCTGCGGCGCGGGGTCACGTTCCACGACGGCACGCCGTTCGCCGCCGAGGACGTCGTGTACTCCTACCGCCGCATCATCGACGAGCAGCTGACCAACGTCGACAAGTTCAGCGCGGTCACCGACATCACCGCGGTCGACCCGGCCACCGTGCGCATCACCGTCGACAAACCCACCCCGAATCTGCTCACGAACCTCGGTGGCTTCAAGGGTATGGCGATCGTGTCGCGGGCCAACGTCGAAAGCGGGCAGATCACCACGCATCCCGTCGGCACCGGTCCGTTCTCGTTCGCGGGCGCCACCAGCGGTGACTCGATCACGTTGCGCGCCAACCCGTCGTACTGGGGCGGACCGCCCCGCATCTCAGGGGTGACGTTCCGGTTCATCTCCGAACCGTCGACGTCGCTGTCGGCACTGCAGGCCGGCGAGGTCGACTGGACGGATTCGATTCCCCCGCAGCGTGTTTCCCAGTTGCGCGGCGATGAGTCTCTGCGTCTGGCGGTCACGCCGAGCAACGACTACTGGTATCTGGCGCTCAACGAGGCCCGCCCGCCGTGGAACGACGTGCGCGTCCGCCAGGCGATCGCCTACGGGATCGACCGGGACGCGATCGTCGCCGCGACGAGCTACGGCACCGCCGCCGAGAACCAACTCGCCATCCCCGACGGCAATCCCTGGTTCACCCCGTACGGGACCTACTCCTATGACCTCGACAAGTCCAGAAGCCTGCTGGCCGAGGCGAATGCGACACCCGACAAGCTCGACATGCTGGTCACCAGCGAGTACCCGGAGACCGTCACCGCCGCACAGATCATCGCCGACAACCTCGCCCCGCTGGGCGTCGACGTCGACATCCGCACCGTCGACTTCGCCACCTGGCTCGACGAACAGAACAACGGCAACTTCGACATGCTGATGATGGGCTGGCTCGGCAACATCGACCCCGACGACTTCTACTACGCCCAGCACCACACCAACGGCACCAGCAATGCGCAGAAGTTCTCCGATCCCGAGGTCGACCGGTTGCTCGACGCCGGGCGGGTCGAGACCGACCGCGACGCGCGCCACGACGTCTACGCGAAGGCCGCCACGCGGATCGCCGACGAGGTCAGCTACATCTATCTCTACAACCCGTCGGTCATCCAGGCGTGGACGCCCGCGCTGTCCGGGTACGAGGCGCGCCGCGACGGTGCGGTCCGATTCCGCGACGCGGTGCTCGGTGAGGACGAGTCCTCGTGA
- a CDS encoding potassium channel family protein, which produces MVDGTRLERYELRSEWPLAGVALLFLAVFSVDVLLQPRGTADTVVEIALKVTYFVFVLDYLTRLYLARPRGRWFVRHLFDLAIVALPFLRPLRLLSLAVVVKVLQRAVGQSIRGRVIVYTVCGATVIIYAAALAILEVERGQPEAKIGNFGDAVWWAITTVTTVGYGDFSPVTFQGRMVAVALMIGGISLVGVVTATLASWIIQRVAEEDTASQAATVAHVEQLRDEVRQLREALEGRLRR; this is translated from the coding sequence ATGGTAGATGGCACGCGCTTGGAGCGCTATGAGCTGCGGTCCGAATGGCCGCTGGCAGGCGTTGCGCTGCTCTTCCTTGCGGTGTTCTCGGTCGACGTGTTGCTACAGCCTCGCGGGACGGCCGACACCGTCGTCGAAATCGCTCTGAAAGTCACCTATTTCGTTTTTGTGCTCGATTATCTGACCCGGCTGTACCTCGCCCGACCCCGCGGCCGTTGGTTCGTTCGTCACCTGTTCGATCTGGCGATCGTGGCGCTGCCGTTCCTGCGTCCCCTGCGGTTGCTCAGCTTGGCGGTCGTGGTCAAGGTGCTTCAGCGAGCCGTCGGCCAGAGCATCCGCGGTCGCGTGATCGTCTACACCGTCTGCGGCGCCACGGTGATCATCTATGCCGCAGCGCTGGCGATCCTCGAAGTCGAGCGCGGGCAGCCGGAAGCGAAGATCGGGAACTTCGGCGACGCGGTGTGGTGGGCGATCACCACGGTCACGACTGTCGGTTACGGCGACTTCTCTCCGGTGACGTTCCAGGGACGCATGGTGGCGGTGGCGCTCATGATCGGAGGCATCAGCCTCGTCGGTGTGGTGACCGCGACCCTGGCGTCCTGGATCATCCAGCGCGTCGCCGAAGAGGATACCGCCAGTCAGGCCGCGACCGTCGCGCATGTGGAACAGCTGCGAGACGAGGTCCGCCAACTCCGAGAAGCGCTCGAAGGGCGCCTCCGACGCTAG
- a CDS encoding 3-oxoacyl-ACP reductase family protein, which yields MTAAEGGPLAGRRALVTGGSRGIGAEIVRRLAFDGAAVAFTYGSSVTEADKVVVDVSRGGGRVLPIRADSSDAGQIASAVDETVTRLGGLDILVNNAGVAHLAPVDSFPLAEFDRLVAVNVRGVFVAIQSAVPHLGDGGRIINIGSINADRVPSAGLSVYAMTKAAVAGLTRGLARELGPRGITVNNVQPGPIATDMNPADGEFADAARQLIAVGHYGHTADVAGVVSYLAGPNAGYVTGANWNVDGGFIA from the coding sequence ATGACGGCTGCGGAGGGCGGCCCGCTGGCGGGGAGACGGGCGCTGGTGACCGGCGGGTCGCGCGGGATCGGTGCGGAGATCGTGCGGCGACTTGCCTTCGACGGGGCCGCGGTGGCCTTCACGTACGGCTCGTCGGTGACCGAGGCGGACAAGGTGGTGGTCGACGTGTCCCGCGGCGGTGGACGGGTGCTGCCGATCCGCGCGGACAGTTCGGATGCCGGGCAGATCGCCTCGGCGGTCGACGAGACGGTCACCCGCCTGGGCGGGCTCGACATCCTGGTGAACAACGCAGGGGTGGCGCACCTCGCGCCGGTCGACTCGTTCCCGCTCGCCGAGTTCGACCGTCTGGTCGCGGTCAACGTGCGCGGGGTGTTCGTGGCGATCCAGTCCGCGGTCCCGCATCTCGGTGACGGCGGGCGCATCATCAACATCGGCAGCATCAACGCCGACCGGGTCCCCTCGGCCGGCCTGTCGGTGTATGCGATGACGAAGGCCGCGGTGGCGGGTCTGACCCGCGGCCTGGCCCGCGAACTGGGGCCACGCGGGATCACGGTCAACAACGTCCAGCCGGGCCCGATCGCGACGGATATGAACCCTGCGGACGGCGAATTCGCCGACGCGGCAAGGCAACTCATCGCCGTCGGGCACTACGGGCACACCGCCGACGTGGCAGGCGTGGTGAGCTATCTCGCGGGACCAAACGCCGGCTACGTCACCGGGGCCAACTGGAACGTCGACGGCGGGTTCATCGCCTAG